AAATTATTGGAGCAGCTATTGAAGTCCATAAGGTGCTTGGAGGGCCTGGTTTGCTTGAAAGTGTATATGAGTCTGCATTATGTCATGAATTGTCGTTGCAAGGATTGCAAATTCAAACACAAGTCCCTGTAAATGTAACATTCAAAGGGTGTAAAATTAGAGAACCACTTTATTTGGATATCCTAAACGGTGTAGAACGCATCATAAATGATAAATTATAAGTCTCCGTGTTTTAACTATTCAAGTTATTGATTATCAGATAGTTGGAAATCGAGCTGGTGTTAAGTAACATCTAGAGCGCAGCGAAATCCGTAGGTTCTGTTGATGGTGCCTGGGTTGTTGCGGTGTCTGTGAGAGCAGCGCAAATCCTCTTTCAAGCTTTTCCAGCACCCTCCTCGAAGTACTCTATAGACGCCTTGGATAGGCCCTTTTGGCTCGTCTGGCTCTTGAGCAGAGTGTTCATAATAGTTATAATCATACCAATCTTGGCACCACTCATACACATTTCCTGCCATATCGTAAAGACCGTAGCCATTGGGAACATAGCTCATTACAGCCGTTGTGTCAGAGCTAAAGAAGTTAGCCTGTGATTTTTCAATCTCTTCACCTGTTGGATAAATAGCATCTTCTATGCCACCGCGAGATGCAATTTCCCATTCAGCTTCCGTTGGAAGACGCTTTCCAATCCATTTAGCATAAGCGTAAGAACCATACCACGTCACACCAATAACAGGGTGTTTTGCATATCCTGACTCAATGATGAGCTTTCCAGAGACTCTTCTAATGCGAGATTCTCTAAAACGTATGATATCATGATTTTGTGCATCTTTTTCAGCACCAACAACATCTAGGAAACGAACAAATTGCTCATTAGTAACAGGATGAATATCAATTGCAAAAGAAGAGATAGAAACGAGATGTCTTGGCATTTCATCTCTACTTCCATGGTTATTACCTCTAAAGTA
Above is a genomic segment from Chlamydiales bacterium containing:
- a CDS encoding GxxExxY protein produces the protein IIGAAIEVHKVLGGPGLLESVYESALCHELSLQGLQIQTQVPVNVTFKGCKIREPLYLDILNGVERIINDKL